GCTTCCCCCGGAATATTTAAGATGCGGTTGGTTGCTGAAACAACACCTGTCGTCACCGAGCGGGCAAATTCCTGTCCGCCGGGATTGCCAATAGCAACCACGGGCTCTCCCACTTGGAGTTTTGAGGAATCTCCTAATTGAGTGGCGACTAAGTCCTTGGTATCCTCAATTTGCACCACTGCTAAATCCGTCCGCTCATCACTGCCCACAAGTTTACCATTAATATTTCTGCCGTCAGCCAGACTGACGATAATTTTTTCCGCCCCGGAAATCACATGGTTATTGGTTACGATATACCCATGCTGGGCATCGACAATAAAGCCTGAGCCGCTTCCGACCTCCGTGGAACCGCTCCCCCCAAAGAGAGATCCCCTGGATTGGAAGTTAGCTATACCAACAACCGCGGGCCCTGTGGCTTTAGCAATCTGCGTAACCGGGAAATTTGCCGTATTCTCCGTTTGAATCGAAGGGGTTGATTGCCCTTGATTTAAGACAACTTGATTGGAAGGCGCAGCTTGTTTGTTTCCGTACACTGAAGGAACCAGCATGACAGCAATGATTCCGCCTATTAGGGCACTGATTAAAGCAACAATGACGGTTGAAAAAAAGCCAGGACCTCTCCGTGAATATTTATAATCTTTATAGTAGTCCATAACTTACCTCCTATGTCTATTATTCCATTAACCTGATCAATTCATGCGGGGAATGCCGCGGAGCAACGTGAACTTGAAGGTTTGAGTGCTCTTTAGTTCGTTTTGATCCCTTAAGAATACTCAAAACCGTAGACAAAGCGATTTCCGGGGTATTATTTTCTTCACTAAGATGCGCCAGCACAACCCGCTGAGTATTGTCTTTAACCCACTCAAGCAGCCCTTCAGCCAATTGTTTATTTTCCAGATGTCCATAATTGCCTCTTATTCGCTTCTTCAAATAGGCAGGATATGGACCATTCAGCAAACGGTACTCATCATAATTTGCCTCGACTACAAGGGCATCACATCCTTGCAGATGTTTATGCATTCCTTGGGTAATCATTCCACTGTCCGTAGCGATTCCTACTGCTAATTCCTGCTTGTCCTTTTGCTTTGGACGGGATATTTTTAAACCGTAACTTTCCCGGCTGTCATGAGATGTAGGATAAAGCAGGACATTCAGACCTGCACAAGAGAACCCCTCTTGAACTTCGATACGCTGATGATCGGCAAGCTTTCCCAAAGAGTGACTCATAACCTGCCAAAGTCCTGGCGTGGCATAGACCGGAATCTTTAGTTTGCGGGCCAGAATACCCACTCCGCGAATATGATCAATATGTTCATGGGTTACGACAATACCTTCTATTTCTGAACATGCTATGTTGACCTGAGAAAGGTTATGCAGAAGGCTTTTCCCGCTTATTCCACAATCCACCAGAAAATGCCGGTTCTCTTCTCCGATAAGTATTGAATTTCCAGAACTTCCGCTTGCCAACGTTGTAAAATGCATGCCCCTCCGCCTCTCCGTTTTTTTCCCATAAATAACTTAATCAGCGTTTTTTAAGTTAGGATTTGATACGCCGTTGGTTGATTGATTAGCGTTGACTTTACTCTGAGCCTGGCTAATCAAGGCTTGAATCTGTTCTTTTTCCGAATCCGTCTGGGCCAAGGGCAAGGCCTTTTGCCATTGAATAAGGGCCCCAGCCCAGTCATTCTTTGCCTGAGAAAGGAAAACCCCATAATTGAATAAGGCAGTTAAAAAATCCGGCTTCATGTCTAAGGCTTGCTTATAACTTTGTTCGGCAAGATCATAGTTCCCGCTGTAAAAGGCAGATGTCGCCATATCCACAATAATATTGGGATCTTGATTGGTCTTTAATACCTTTTGATAGGCTTCTACCGCCTTTTTAAAATTATCCTGAGTCTCGGCAGGTGCTATGATTTGTGATGTCATGCCGGCATTATAATACGCATCGGCAAGGGCCTTAAGTAAAGATACGTTATCAGGGGTTTCTTCGGCTTGCTTAACCATGGCATTAATACTCGCCTTCTGGTTTTGATAATCTGCTTCTATATTGGCAGTACTGGAGCTGCCCGAATTAGCCGGCGGCGAATCTTTACTCAAAAAGTAGCCGACAAAAGCCGAGCCTACCATGGCAACACTAACAACAACGGCAAGAATTCCAGCGTATATTCGTTGTGATTTTTTATTCAAAAGTCCGCCCTCCCGACCATTTAATCCCAGATACCATTGTACCATGTCTTTTTAACCCGTCCAACCTCTCTGCACTGGTTGGTTAAGACAATTATTGCTCCTGGAACTCCTTAATTTTAAGATACAGAGCTACTTCCAAACGCTTTTTTTGAAGCTCGCATCCTAGCGCATAAACCTCTGTCAGCTTTTGGGTCGAGGAGATATTGGCAGCGTGACATCCGCCGCTGCAAGCAAAACGAGCCCAGCACTCCCTGCAGGACGGCTTGTTATAGATATGGGCGGAACGAAAGTCCTTAACAACCTCCTCCTTTAATTGGTAAGGGCTTTCATTATAAAGGGAGCCCAATTTATAGGCTTCCTGACCGACAAACTGGTGGCAGGGATAGAGATCTCCTTCAGGAGAAATGGCCACATACTCGTGACCGGCCCCGCACCCGGAGAGACGTTTAAGCATACAGGGACCTTGATCTAAGGCAATATTAAAGTGAAAGAAGTTGAAATCCTTGCCTTCCTTTCGCCGTTGTAACAACTCCTCGCCAAGACGATCATAGGCTGCACGGATTTTCTCCAGATCCCCGTCTTGGAAAGCATAAGCATCTCCAGGACTTGCCACAACAGGTTCTATAGAAATCTGCTGTATCCCTAAATCAGCCATATGCAGCACATCTCGATCAAAATCCAGATTAAAATGGGTATACGTTCCCCGGACATAATAATAAGTTCCCAGTGCATAAGGAGAACTTTCCGGACGTTTCTTTACAAACTCCTTAATGAGAGGGGCCACTTTATCATAACTCCCGCGCCCGCCGGCATAGGGCCTCATCCGGTCATGGACCTCGGGACGGCCATCTAAGCTCAAAACCACACTAATCTCTTCTTGTTCCAGGAATTCTTGAATTTCCTTATTCAGCAGCACCCCGTTGGTTGTCAGGGTAAATTTTATGGTTTTCCCCCGGACTGCCGCTGCTTTGCGGCCGTAATCCACTAAAGACTTTATCATGCCAAAATTAAGCAAAGGCTCTCCTCCGAAAAAGTCCACCTCACAATGATCCCTATGCCCTGATAATTCCAGAACAAAATCAATTCCCTTTTTACCTGTTTCCAAATCCATCATTGTTCGGCTGCCGCCAAAAGCCCCCGTACCTGCAAAACAATATTCGCAGCGCAGGTTACAGTCGTGAGCTACATGCAGGCAAATCGCCTTGACAATGGGCTTTTCCGGATATGCGGGCTGGAAACTCTCTGCTTCCGCTGAAAAAAGAGTGCCTTCCCCATGGAGTTCTTCCAGATCCTCCAGAATCTCGTGAAGTTCTTCATCCGGCAATGATTGGCCTGCAGCTTCAAGAACCTTTTTAATCCCCTCAGTACTCAGGGTTTCTTTCAATTCCTGCAGCCTTTCCAGTGATTTCAGGACCTGATACGTTCCTTCATCAAGAACGTGCAGCGACCCGGAATTGACATCATGGGCAATAAAGGTATCCCCCTGCTCAAAACTATGGACATTCTTTTTAAGGGGATAATGATTCAACGATGATAAATTAAACATTCTTAACCAGTTCCTCTCTTCTCTGACCTCCGCCAGAATCTATGCTAACTGTCCTCAGGGCTGAAAATCCCATTTTAAGGGCACGAGATAAACAGAAACAGAAACAGAACCCAGCCCAATATACGGGTGGGTTCTGAGATCCTATGTTGAAATTAAGCCAGAAGCTTTATTTAACACACACTTGGTTTCCAACGGTGCACGAAGTCTTACAAGCAGATTGACAAGAGGTCTGGCACTTGCCGCATCCTCCTGTTTTCACTGTAGCGCTTAAGTTCGCTTTCACAATTGTCTGAATGTGTTTTGCCATTCAAACACCCTCCTCTCGAGTCTATCACGTCATCTAATTCATCCTCGATTATAACATAGGAGCAAGACCAAAGGCAAAGCCTATCCTTCGTCAAACCCTCTTTTCTAGGTGCATTTTATGGCATAATATCTAAGATGATTCCTTATATAATAAGTAAACTTACCAAAAGAACAAAACTCCTTAATTATTTTCATAAACTAATTGACGGATTTACTAGATTATACATATAATGAAGTGTCTTAAAAAAATAATCTCTGTTAGGTGAGGCTCCTGCATAAACATAGGCCACTGCCCAGAAATGTCGAGAGACGCCAATTGGGTAGAACAGGTATTGCCGGCATAAGGTTTTACTTAAGGTGGCTGAGAATACTCTACGCTATGCAGTGCTAAAGCTCAACGAGTAGGGAGGTCAAACGATCTGTTGATTAGACCTTCTATTTTGGCATAGAGGTCTTTTTATTTTATAAGCAAGGTTGTCTAGTAAAAGGAGGTGGGTTTTATGGATTCTGGACCTTATCATACTAACAAATTTATTAGTTATATAAGACTGAGTCATTTTGAGCATAAGTGCCAGACTCCGTCACTGAAAGAAGGGATTTAAATGGAAGACTTGAAACTATTAGGCGAATTTTATTTCAGCCAATTGCTCAACAAACCTATTCGAGATTCCAAAGGACATCGGATTGGCCGGGTATTAGATATGGCCATTCGATGGGACAGTGTTTCCCCTCATGTTACAGGCATCCGGTATTCCAAAAGTGTTCATGATTTGATCCCAACGAAATTTTTTGCGTCTTGGGATCATGACGGAATGCGTCTCAATACCATTTTTGATCCCCTTCTGACCTGCCCGCTGCAAGAGGATGAAACATTTATCGGCAAATGGCTGTTAGATAAACAAATTATCGATTTAGAAGGTTCAAAATTAGTCCGGGTCAATGATATCTCTTTATCCTGGGTATCTCATGAAGATCATCATTACATCCTTTTAGTCGCCGTGGATATTGGCGTCCGGGGATTGTTCCGCCGTTTAGGTGTAGAATTTTTGTTGTCTCGATTAGACAATAAATTTGTGGGAAGTCAATATATTAAGCCTATAGAAAACCGCACTTCAGCTCTCCAGCTGACACGAGAGAAAGAACAGCTGCGCCAGCTTCATCCAGCCGATATTGCGGATATTATTGAAAACATGGACTATAAGCAACGGGCCACTTTCCTGGATACCCTGGACTCCCAGCAAGCCATCGATGCTTTGTCTGAAATGGAGCTGGAAGTACAGGTTGAAGTGATTACACAAATGGATGAGGAACGGGCTTCTGATATTCTTGAGGAAATGCCGCCGGATGAAGCCGCAGACATCTTAAGTGAATTATCCACGGAAAAATCCGAAGAACTCCTAAGTTTAATGGAATCCGATGATGCTGAAGATGTCCGGGAGCTAATGCAATATGATGAAAACACTGCCGGTTCACTGATGACTACCGAATATATTGGCTTGCCGATTTGGATTACTGCCGAACAAGCCATTAATGAATTAAGACGGTTAGCTCCTGAAGCTGAAACCATCTACTATCTTTACGTGGTAGACGAGCAAGAAACCTTAGAAGGAGTTCTTTCCCTGCGAGAGCTGATCATTGCTTCTCCTGATACAACGTTAAGAGAATTAATGCATACAAAAATCGTCAAAGTCTCTCCTTATGACGATCACGAAAAAGTAGCGGATATTATTCATAAATACGGATTACTGGCTGTCCCAGTGGTAAATTCTCAGGATCAAGTCTTAGGCATCATCACGGTTGATGATGTATTGGAGTTATTAATGCCTGATCGTCCTCGAGTGGAGATTTACTCCACCTTAATTGCCCGCCGCCGCCAAGCGAAAGGAGGGCATGCGGAATGAGCTTCAAAGCACGTTTAACTTTATTCCTGGGTGTTATGGGGCCGGGAATGGTTACCGCTTTTGCTGATAATGATGCCGGCGGCATTGCAACTTATGCTGCAGCCGGTGCCAAATACGGCTATTCACTCATCTTCACGATGCTGATAAGTACGGTCCTCCTCGCCATTGCCCAAGAAATATCGGCCCGTACAGGAGCTGTGACGGGCCGGGGACTTTCTGATTTAATTCGAGAAAACTTCGGTGTGAAATGGACTTTTTTTGCCATGAGTGTCCTGCTGATTGCCAACCTGGGGACGACTGTCTCTGAGTTTTCAGGAATTGCCACAAGTTTTGAGATTTTTGGCATAAGCAAGTATCTTTCTGTTCCTATCATGGCATTTATCATCTGGTGGCTGGTCATCAAAACGGATTATGCTAAAATGGAAAAAATCCTGCTCTTTCTGTGCTTAACCTTTTTCAGTTATGTAATCTCCGGTTTTATGGTTAAACCCCCCTGGCCTCAAGTTCTCGTGGAATCCGTTACTCCAACCCTGTTAGGAACTCCTGCTTTTCTCTTAATGGTTATCGGCGTCATTGGAACCACGATTACTCCCTGGGGACAGTTTTATGTTCAATCTTCGGTTGTGGATAAGGGAATCACCGCCCTGGATTACCGCTATACCCGCTGGGACGTGCTAATTGGGACATTTTTTACCGGTTTTATAGCCTTCTTTATTATCGTATCCACTGCTGCCACACTTTTTGCCAACAATATCCCTATTGAGACGGCTAAAGATGTTGCCCTGGCCTTAAAACCCTTAGCCGGGGAATATGCCAGCCTATTGTTTGGCTTCGGATTGTTAGGCGCCTCAATGTTAGCTGCCTTTGTCCTGCCCCTAAGCACAGCCTATGCCGTATGCGAAGCTTTCGGCTTTGAACATGGCATCAGCAAATCCCACAAAGAAGCTCCCGTCTTCTTTAGTCTTTACACAGTGCTTATTGTCTTGGCCGCAGTTATCGTGTTATGGCCCAAGTTATCGTTATACCATGTTATGCTGACTACTCAGGTTGTCAACGGCATCTTACTGCCGCCAATTCTCATCTTTATGGTGCTGATAGCCAGTAAGAAAAGCATCATGGGCGAATATGCCAATACCAAGTTTTTTAATATTATTTCCTGGGCATTTACGTCAATCTTAGTCTTACTTTCCATACTCCTGCTTATATCAACCTTATTCCCCGAGTTTATCACCCATATTTTTAGTGCTATTGGGTTTTAGGATTAAAAGCCTCTCATTTGAGGGTTCTGTCTTACCCGTTCAAGAAGGGATTCGGCAGGTTTTCGTAATCAAATAATATTTATTGATTAAGTGATCTAAGCGTTGGCTCATTTCAAGGATGCACGGGTCCGTTAAGCTCTTATATTTCGCTGAATTATTCAGATTCACTCGAGCAGTTTCAATCAAATTCATCAGGCAGTCCAGATCTAATTCCACAATGACACCTCTTTCTCAATGAGTATTTTATCTCCTCACCTGGCATATTTTAGTATATCGTCTCGCGGAAATCAAGCACCTTTTTTCCAAAGTTTATCTAAAACAACTTCTTTATGACAGAAGACACTGCATTTCGCAGTGCCTTCTGTCATATTTTTATGAAATTGTATTCTTAAGACTTCCGCTGCAACAAAAGTTTCGAACAGTATTCAATCATTTCCCGCCGGCGGACAATCCCGATAAATACCTTTTGGTCATCAACGACGGGCACAAAGTTTTGCACAACGGCCCTTGATATTAAATCCTCTATCTCGGCATCAATGGTTACGGGCAAATTCTGAACATGTTGTTCAACTTCACTTAAGCGAATATCTTCCGTATTTTGAAATGTCAAACCCGGTGTATTTTTAAGCTTCCAGAGCAGGTCCCCTTCGGTAATGGTTCCAACGTATTTTCCCTCGTCGTCAATCAGGGGAACAGCTGAATAACTGTGATATTCCATCCTCTCTAAGGCTTGGCGCATGGTGGCATTTTCTTTTAAAAAGACGATATCTTTTTTAGGGATCAGAAAAAAGGCTACATTCATTGTGTACACTCCATTTTGCAAATTCACTAATGTCATTTCTGTTGGTATAAGCAAATTATAACACGGAGTATGAAAATTAACTAACCCCTGAAAACCGCTTCCTTAGATTCAAAGCAGTATCTCTTCTTGGCCTTTCTGGTTCAAGATGATAATTCTGCTGGGGCATCCCTTCATTGCATTTCGGAATTCATCCGTGATTTCCGGGCTATCTGCAAAGTGCATGGGAATGAAAACTTTAGGGCCAACTTTTTCGATAAAGTACTCCGCTCCTGCACTGTAGTTTTTCTCAAGTCTGGGGTCAACAGGAAAAAAAGCGATATCAATGTCCTCTGACTTGATGATTTCAATCTCTTCCTTAAATTCTCTTTCGGCCTTGGCCATCTCCTCCGGCGTATCAATCCAGTACCACCAGTTTAAATCCCCGGCATGAAAGATACGGGTTCCTTCATCTTCTACCCAAAAGGCCACACCGATGTCCGTTGAATTGAAGGCCTTGATTTTCAAACCCGCTGTTTCAATGGTCTCATCAGGAACCAGATAGTGTAGGTTTTCAACCCTTTGCCCGGGCCTGATATCCCGGCTGAAAATATAGTGTATATCCGGCCTGTCTTTCTGCCAATCTAGGATTACCGGATTAAAATGATCCGGATGGCTGTGAGAGCAGAAGATCACAACCTGCTTAGGGGTGGATTTAACCAGCCCTTCCGCCTCACCCTGATAGTAATCAAATAAAAGCAAGTTCTTTCGGGTTTCAACGCAAAAGCCACTGTGATATAAAAATTTAATTTTCACCGGGTTCCCCATTGTTATCACCTCACCATGATTATACAATAATAGTTAGCACTAAGGGATAAGGATTCCAATTTTAGGATAAGGTTATTTGAAGATAACCCCACACTAAATGAGAGGCAGGATTAAGCATGGAATTTCGATTTGACCATAATAACATTAACGTTTATGACCTGAACAAGAGTTTAACCTTTTACAAAAAAGCTTTGGGACTGGGTGAAGTCAAACGGCACGAGCAAGCCAACGGAGAATTTATTCTGGTTTATCTCGGGGATGGTTCTTCTCGGCATCTCTTGGAGCTTACCTGGCTAAAAGAACGGACAGAGCCCTATAACTTAGGCGACAATGAATTCCATTTGGCTTTGCGGGTGGACGATTTTCAAGCTGCCTATGAACACCACAAGGAAATGGGCTGTATTTGCTATGAAAACAAAGAAATGGGGATTTACTTCATTAACGATCCCGACAATTACTGGATAGAAATATTGCCGGCGGAAAAATAATCTCTTTACTTTACCTAAAAAGTCATTCCACCCAGCAGCAAAAAGCGTTCCCCTTTTACTGTCCATATCAGTAAGCAGGGCGAACGCTTGAATTTTTGCCCTTGAAGGGAGAACCCGCTCTTCGCTTATCAAGCACTAGCCTTTCACTAATGCCAGCAAGCGCTCTTTGACCTTATCTTCAAAAACTCCGCCGTGGTAACAGACCACCCTTTCAATCTCAAAGGGAATGAGCTTCTCTAAGGACTTCCTGGCCGTTTCCATGTCCGGCGTAAACTCTGGGTTGGGTCCGGTCAATTGCCCAGCCAACACATTTAAAGCATCTCCGGCAATGAGAGTTTTGGCTTGGTTAAGGTACAAACAAATGTGTCCGGGAGTATGACCGGGGGTATGAGTGACGGTAATTCCCCCACACCAGGGCAAAACCTCCCCATCCTCGACGGTTTTGTTCACCGGGGATTTTAAGACTTCCAGGAACTTAGCCGACGCTTCCTCACGTTTCTCCTCAGGGAGATGGGCAAACATTGCTGCTAAGCGCTCTTTTGTCATCTTCAGCGGTCGTTTAACCCCTTCGATAAACGGCTTCTCTTCGTTATGAGTGATGACCTGGATTTCATGCTCCGCTGCCTTGAGGATTTCCTGTAAGGCGCCAATATGGTCCACATCCTGATGGGTTATCACCACGTGACTTAGCCCGGAAAAGGGGACACCCGCTGCTTCCACGGCACTACGAATCTCCGGAAGCTGGCCAGGAAAGCCGGTGTCAATTAAGATAACCCTTTCCTTATCCCAAATGAGCACGGGATTTATAATCCTGCCCATATAGGAGATCTCCAGCACTCTCAATCCGCCGGTTTCTTTACTCTCCCTGGCATCAGAATATTTCATATTAACCACTCCAATCCATCCTTAATTTATTGAACCTTTCCCAGTCTCTCCTGTTCGTACTGCTCAATTCTCTATCATTCTCTCTCAGGATAAACTGCGGCGCATAGGTGCACAGGGAGGAGGACAAATAATTCAGACTTAATACAAACAGGCACTGAACGTTACCTGCTCAGTGCTGAATAATTTACCTAAATATCTTGATGAAAGCTTCCCTAAGACAGCTCTTTACTTTTTGCTGCCCAATACCTTATTATCTAAAGGTATTATACCTTATTCTGTCACAAAGGAAAATAGTTAGCTTAGGGCTACATATGGTACGCCAGGACCCAGATCACTTCTTGCCCACACTCTTGCCAATTAGGGGCCTCTGAATCTCCGCATCTCGAATTTACCATCTATCATAAGTGGCATAGGTTTCAACCGTCTTCATATTCGTTGTAGGAACAGGCGGCCACTCTTTGAGCCTTTCCACCATATATTCAGCCAGCTTGCTCGCGTTTTTACTGCATTTCTCCTTCACTGCCAGATCATGTCTGGCCAGCTGGCCGAGGGCTACCAGCAGTTCCTGGAAGGTATCGGCAATGGTTTGGCAGCAAGCGGTGCATCTTTCTTCATACTTCACAGTAAAGGCTTCAGAGGCTGCTGTTTTTGGCCTGCTTTTTGATCTAGGGTTTTTTTTGACGGTTTTGTATTCTATTTTAATATCCCCAGAATTATTAGACACAGGCGTGACTTGAGTCTGCTCTTTCTCCTGAGGGGTTTGCTTCCGTTCTTTGAGAGCCTGATCCAGCTCCCGAGTGGTCATATTCTTGACATCATGCTGCAAGATAA
This Desulfosporosinus orientis DSM 765 DNA region includes the following protein-coding sequences:
- a CDS encoding CBS domain-containing protein, giving the protein MNVAFFLIPKKDIVFLKENATMRQALERMEYHSYSAVPLIDDEGKYVGTITEGDLLWKLKNTPGLTFQNTEDIRLSEVEQHVQNLPVTIDAEIEDLISRAVVQNFVPVVDDQKVFIGIVRRREMIEYCSKLLLQRKS
- the scfA gene encoding six-cysteine ranthipeptide SCIFF; this translates as MAKHIQTIVKANLSATVKTGGCGKCQTSCQSACKTSCTVGNQVCVK
- the scfB gene encoding thioether cross-link-forming SCIFF peptide maturase, with protein sequence MFNLSSLNHYPLKKNVHSFEQGDTFIAHDVNSGSLHVLDEGTYQVLKSLERLQELKETLSTEGIKKVLEAAGQSLPDEELHEILEDLEELHGEGTLFSAEAESFQPAYPEKPIVKAICLHVAHDCNLRCEYCFAGTGAFGGSRTMMDLETGKKGIDFVLELSGHRDHCEVDFFGGEPLLNFGMIKSLVDYGRKAAAVRGKTIKFTLTTNGVLLNKEIQEFLEQEEISVVLSLDGRPEVHDRMRPYAGGRGSYDKVAPLIKEFVKKRPESSPYALGTYYYVRGTYTHFNLDFDRDVLHMADLGIQQISIEPVVASPGDAYAFQDGDLEKIRAAYDRLGEELLQRRKEGKDFNFFHFNIALDQGPCMLKRLSGCGAGHEYVAISPEGDLYPCHQFVGQEAYKLGSLYNESPYQLKEEVVKDFRSAHIYNKPSCRECWARFACSGGCHAANISSTQKLTEVYALGCELQKKRLEVALYLKIKEFQEQ
- a CDS encoding magnesium transporter, producing the protein MEDLKLLGEFYFSQLLNKPIRDSKGHRIGRVLDMAIRWDSVSPHVTGIRYSKSVHDLIPTKFFASWDHDGMRLNTIFDPLLTCPLQEDETFIGKWLLDKQIIDLEGSKLVRVNDISLSWVSHEDHHYILLVAVDIGVRGLFRRLGVEFLLSRLDNKFVGSQYIKPIENRTSALQLTREKEQLRQLHPADIADIIENMDYKQRATFLDTLDSQQAIDALSEMELEVQVEVITQMDEERASDILEEMPPDEAADILSELSTEKSEELLSLMESDDAEDVRELMQYDENTAGSLMTTEYIGLPIWITAEQAINELRRLAPEAETIYYLYVVDEQETLEGVLSLRELIIASPDTTLRELMHTKIVKVSPYDDHEKVADIIHKYGLLAVPVVNSQDQVLGIITVDDVLELLMPDRPRVEIYSTLIARRRQAKGGHAE
- a CDS encoding S1C family serine protease, which codes for MDYYKDYKYSRRGPGFFSTVIVALISALIGGIIAVMLVPSVYGNKQAAPSNQVVLNQGQSTPSIQTENTANFPVTQIAKATGPAVVGIANFQSRGSLFGGSGSTEVGSGSGFIVDAQHGYIVTNNHVISGAEKIIVSLADGRNINGKLVGSDERTDLAVVQIEDTKDLVATQLGDSSKLQVGEPVVAIGNPGGQEFARSVTTGVVSATNRILNIPGEASFNLIQTDAAINPGNSGGPLVNYQGQVVGINSAKNQEPGFEGMGFAIPITDALPTIKQLIEKGYASHPGLNVQIDPRYTAEYASQRGWPEGAYVSKVTSGGPADEAGIKAGDVLTKIDGVAISDSLELTHQLLKHNPGDKVTVTVYRNNKTIDVSLTLTEIKSQ
- a CDS encoding Nramp family divalent metal transporter, whose protein sequence is MSFKARLTLFLGVMGPGMVTAFADNDAGGIATYAAAGAKYGYSLIFTMLISTVLLAIAQEISARTGAVTGRGLSDLIRENFGVKWTFFAMSVLLIANLGTTVSEFSGIATSFEIFGISKYLSVPIMAFIIWWLVIKTDYAKMEKILLFLCLTFFSYVISGFMVKPPWPQVLVESVTPTLLGTPAFLLMVIGVIGTTITPWGQFYVQSSVVDKGITALDYRYTRWDVLIGTFFTGFIAFFIIVSTAATLFANNIPIETAKDVALALKPLAGEYASLLFGFGLLGASMLAAFVLPLSTAYAVCEAFGFEHGISKSHKEAPVFFSLYTVLIVLAAVIVLWPKLSLYHVMLTTQVVNGILLPPILIFMVLIASKKSIMGEYANTKFFNIISWAFTSILVLLSILLLISTLFPEFITHIFSAIGF
- a CDS encoding aspartyl-phosphate phosphatase Spo0E family protein, with the protein product MELDLDCLMNLIETARVNLNNSAKYKSLTDPCILEMSQRLDHLINKYYLITKTCRIPS
- a CDS encoding MBL fold metallo-hydrolase; this translates as MKIKFLYHSGFCVETRKNLLLFDYYQGEAEGLVKSTPKQVVIFCSHSHPDHFNPVILDWQKDRPDIHYIFSRDIRPGQRVENLHYLVPDETIETAGLKIKAFNSTDIGVAFWVEDEGTRIFHAGDLNWWYWIDTPEEMAKAEREFKEEIEIIKSEDIDIAFFPVDPRLEKNYSAGAEYFIEKVGPKVFIPMHFADSPEITDEFRNAMKGCPSRIIILNQKGQEEILL
- a CDS encoding MBL fold metallo-hydrolase yields the protein MKYSDARESKETGGLRVLEISYMGRIINPVLIWDKERVILIDTGFPGQLPEIRSAVEAAGVPFSGLSHVVITHQDVDHIGALQEILKAAEHEIQVITHNEEKPFIEGVKRPLKMTKERLAAMFAHLPEEKREEASAKFLEVLKSPVNKTVEDGEVLPWCGGITVTHTPGHTPGHICLYLNQAKTLIAGDALNVLAGQLTGPNPEFTPDMETARKSLEKLIPFEIERVVCYHGGVFEDKVKERLLALVKG
- a CDS encoding DUF3102 domain-containing protein, with product MAEPITERTPLVIAAEINRIKQETCKIMLANAIEIGKRLKEAKDLLPHGEWGKWLVESVSYSQRKANRLMKLFEEYGDKLFASSNDDSQSNSSAQTNLTYYQAIILLGIPEDEREKFILQHDVKNMTTRELDQALKERKQTPQEKEQTQVTPVSNNSGDIKIEYKTVKKNPRSKSRPKTAASEAFTVKYEERCTACCQTIADTFQELLVALGQLARHDLAVKEKCSKNASKLAEYMVERLKEWPPVPTTNMKTVETYATYDRW
- a CDS encoding tetratricopeptide repeat protein: MNKKSQRIYAGILAVVVSVAMVGSAFVGYFLSKDSPPANSGSSSTANIEADYQNQKASINAMVKQAEETPDNVSLLKALADAYYNAGMTSQIIAPAETQDNFKKAVEAYQKVLKTNQDPNIIVDMATSAFYSGNYDLAEQSYKQALDMKPDFLTALFNYGVFLSQAKNDWAGALIQWQKALPLAQTDSEKEQIQALISQAQSKVNANQSTNGVSNPNLKNAD
- a CDS encoding MBL fold metallo-hydrolase; the encoded protein is MHFTTLASGSSGNSILIGEENRHFLVDCGISGKSLLHNLSQVNIACSEIEGIVVTHEHIDHIRGVGILARKLKIPVYATPGLWQVMSHSLGKLADHQRIEVQEGFSCAGLNVLLYPTSHDSRESYGLKISRPKQKDKQELAVGIATDSGMITQGMHKHLQGCDALVVEANYDEYRLLNGPYPAYLKKRIRGNYGHLENKQLAEGLLEWVKDNTQRVVLAHLSEENNTPEIALSTVLSILKGSKRTKEHSNLQVHVAPRHSPHELIRLME
- a CDS encoding VOC family protein produces the protein MEFRFDHNNINVYDLNKSLTFYKKALGLGEVKRHEQANGEFILVYLGDGSSRHLLELTWLKERTEPYNLGDNEFHLALRVDDFQAAYEHHKEMGCICYENKEMGIYFINDPDNYWIEILPAEK